In Meleagris gallopavo isolate NT-WF06-2002-E0010 breed Aviagen turkey brand Nicholas breeding stock chromosome 2, Turkey_5.1, whole genome shotgun sequence, the following are encoded in one genomic region:
- the LOC104909512 gene encoding uncharacterized protein LOC104909512 produces the protein MKLWALLVFLLLVSLVWGPASGLLSPDCRAVGACKSYSEHQDAKAGSAFPWILAYLPMRSCHRVLRGTYGEFSPPEYRSDSAFNLWCNWTIWAGSRKHIIIYIQGFITQEDCNKNKDKILFEGVSSLVENDVVYACWKKEMHVFATFAQAVHVVLLKRYLPNCRDTQFKGKFYVFQHQEHESPSRGALIPATLAPKPSKQDSVFQPGWTDHLGGSATLMPMGSPVKLVPYQGASPQLLGMLATCVQGSEPQTGSRLCQEEEGIAGDAQQLSCTTSRCVAPGLGYTREFSSMPLETPFFGALQVVEPLLQPTSMSWENRQSVLHPTLRLEHLGDLQFTIKPTRTIHVDLSADLQASSPGRSIGTIGCIGTTVSQGLGLRKDRSHAQLSIPADGAAGSSTVGLARGLMPSLSSPYGVVSGDCSQLLPERERSSFEALPVTQLRLGTTNLEHMELMDIFPLESSRGGVEEKVVPLPTSPWDILLEHPHSCDQSHPVLQAVPVHPGSLPASTQACICPAAEETSASSWDTQSCCYQGDTASQTWLVASLRSTGPELASTSRLEIIPAPVFSYSDLVPVGFGSANIALEGLLPSGGQPMSRAVPSPLAALGLDSVSLRRRASISPGGQEMASPLPPHHPLAAPEMDVDVSPGYLGPWVREGVLEEGGQQQETPAPVSGPSPASIPRPRVGPPRAKDTLSYEVTSAPLQLGMATSGKMISALLPGAVKMQKTMETLQVGVGEQRNSSLHAAHSDPPAVQWGQTVPRGQKLWEAAKGPASRRMEMLGGQPQKHTELGLPWVMEYFPVRSCHVIFQDGFGVFYLPLYGDVKANIWCNWTIWAGPQKHIVIYIQGFQSNESCGKNQDKIIFQGVLSRVETKLVYACHSRGTLIFASQATAVHVLLLSRSGPLSSKYKHFEGQYYVFGDYEAVSSSGAAVAPQEPLQETSKGESWRTGTTQGLLSMLRASLSPSTPPTAGKIQAEVASSEDKGQHPPDLVEDVWLGADLGERSELQSEKEMERSLTYGGTKGREPTEDVLEAPSGGGAGSEAKLPALGTAEGDVELVPAPVSTASPYSTDVPASEAMPQGDKGVPAGDVLSPGEGHEDLFDLASVLASLENGTALQSLHHPGDVLFEVMTEIKHEDWITPGGSELRRDLLESIRSHIQQNLKLSANRVSEIKLKEAKRTSNASLLLTFWLHLKPEERNMSLLLRSQLGELLGASVGAGKLQLISLLVEDVNECSSGVSLCGEEAECFNGVGTYLCRCKKGYEDRSPTKSGTLCIRTPQSGLGFLLRHADILVGAAITGSLALLVAAGALCWAKWRRQHLGRAPGPEEPPERAVEEPPVIELRDLGDCLRLDPFQLKLRARPPEWLWGARAHSGQTYRVFLEQSPPL, from the exons ATGAAGCTTTGGGCCCTTCTGGTGTTCCTGCTCCTGGTGTCCTTGGTGTGGGGACCTGCATCAGGGCTGCTGAGTCCTGACTGTAGAGCTGTGGGG GCATGCAAGTCCTACTCAGAACATCAGGATGCTAAAGCAG GGTCAGCATTTCCTTGGATATTGGCATATTTGCCCATGAGAAGCTGCCACAGAGTCTTGAGGGGCACATATGGGGAGTTTTCTCCTCCAGAGTATCGCAGTGATTCCGCGTTCAACTTGTGGTGTAACTGGACAATCTGGGCAGGCTCCAGGAAGCATATAATAATTTATATTCAAGGCTTTATCACACAGGAGGattgtaacaaaaataaagacaaaatccTCTTTGAAGGAGTTTCTTCGCTGGTGGAAAATGATGTAGTTTATGCTTGCTGGAAGAAGGAGATGCACGTTTTTGCCACCTTTGCTCAGGCTGTGCATGTTGTGTTGCTGAAAAGGTACTTGCCAAATTGCAGAGACACCCAGTTTAAAGGCAAGTTTTACGTCTTCCAGCACCAGGAACATGAATCTCCCTCTAGAGGTGCTTTGATTCCTGCAACTCTTGCTCCAAAGCCATCTAAGCAAGACAGTGTTTTCCAGCCTGGATGGACAGACCACCTTGGAGGCTCTGCAACCTTGATGCCGATGGGAAGTCCAGTAAAGCTTGTCCCATACCAAGGTGCGAGTCCACAGCTCCTGGGCATGCTAGCTACCTGTGTGCAGGGCTCTGAGCCACAGACAGGATCAAGACTCTGCCAGGAAGAGGAAGGCATAGCTGGGGATGCCCAGCAGTTGAGCTGCACCACCAGCAGATGTGTTGCTCCAGGTTTGGGTTATACACGTGAATTTTCCAGCATGCCTTTGGAAACACCTTTCTTTGGAGCCTTGCAAGTGGTGGAGCCTTTGTTGCAGCCCACAAGCATGAGCTGGGAGAACAGACAGTCTGTACTGCACCCCACCCTGAGGCTAGAACATTTGGGAGACCTCCAGTTTACCATTAAACCAACACGCACAATTCATGTGGACTTGAGTGCTGATTTACAGGCTTCTTCTCCTGGCAGAAGCATTGGTACCATTGGGTGCATTGGTACCACCGTGTCCCAGGGGCTGGGTTTAAGGAAGGACAGAAGCCATGCCCAGCTGAGCATCCCAGCTGAcggagcagcaggcagcagtaCTGTTGGCCTTGCAAGGGGCCTGATGCCCAGCCTGAGCAGCCCCTATGGtgtggtgagtggggactgctcacagctgctgcctgagagagagagaagcagttTTGAGGCTTTGCCTGTTACTCAGCTCAGGCTGGGAACAACCAACCTCGAGCATATGGAGCTCATGGATATCTTCCCCCTGGAGAGTTCCAGGGGTGGTGTTGAGGAGAAAGTGGTGCCACTTCCCACATCACCATGGGACATTCTCCTGGAGCATCCTCATTCATGTGACCAGAGCCATCCTGTCCTGCAGGCAGTCCCTGTGCACCCTGGGAGCCTTCCTGCAAGCACCCAAGCATGCATCTGTCCAGCTGCTGAGGAAACTTCTGCATCCTCATGGGACACACAAAGCTGCTGCTACCAGGGTGATACTGCCTCACAGACTTGGCTGGTGGCATCCCTTAGGTCAACAGGTCCAGAGCTTGCTTCCACAAGCAGGTTGGAAATAATCCCTGCACCAGTGTTCTCTTATTCTGACCTTGTTCCTGTGGGCTTTGGCTCTGCCAACATTGCCCTTGAAGGACTTCTTCCTTCAGGAGGACAGCCCATGTCCAGGGCTGTCCCCTCCCCACTGGCAGCATTAGGTTTGGATTCTGTCAGCCTCAGGAGAAGGGCAAGCATCTCACCAGGAGGGCAGGAGATGGCCTCACCATTGCCTCCTCACCATCCTTTGGCAGCCCCTGAAATGGATGTAGATGTGTCCCCTGGCTACCTTGGCCCTTGGGTGAGAGAGGGTGTGCTGGAAGAGGGTGGCCAGCAACAAGAAACCCCAGCTCCTGTGAGCGGTCCCTCTCCAGCCTCCATCCCAAGGCCTCGTGTGGGACCTCCTCGGGCCAAGGACACCCTGAGTTATGAGGTTACATCAGCTCCGCTGCAATTAGGCATGGCCACTAGTGGCAAAATGATTTCTGCCTTGCTCCCTGGAGCagttaaaatgcagaaaaccaTGGAAACTCTGCAGGTGGGTGTGGGAGAGCAGAGAAATTCCTCCTTGCATGCTGCCCACTCTGATCCTCCAGCAGTCCAGTGGGGACAAACAGTGCCAAGAGGCCAGAAACTGTGGGAGGCTGCCAAAGGTCCTGCATCCAGACGTATGGAGATGCTAGGAGGACAGCCACAGAAGCACACTG AGCTGGGACTGCCCTGGGTAATGGAGTACTTCCCTGTTAGGAGCTGCCACGTCATCTTTCAGGATGGGTTTGGGGTGTTCTACCTCCCACTGTACGGTGATGTCAAAGCCAACATCTGGTGCAACTGGACCATCTGGGCAGGGCCCCAGAAGCACATTGTCATCTACATTCAGGGGTTCCAGAGCAATGAAAGCTGTGGTAAGAACCAGGACAAGATCATTTTCCAAGGGGTCCTCTCACGTGTGGAAACTAAGCTCGTGTATGCCTGTCACAGCCGAGGTACTCTGATCTTTGCTTCGCAAGCTACTGCTGTCCACGTTTTACTGTTGTCAAGAAGTGGCCCCCTAAGCagcaaatacaaacattttgAAGGACAGTATTATGTATTTGGAGACTATGAAGCTGTGAGTTCTTCAGGTGCTGCTGTAGCTCCCCAAGAGCCCCTCCAGGAAACCTCTAAGGGAGAGAGCTGGAGGACGGGGACAACACAAGGTTTGCTGTCCATGCTGAGAGCCTCCCTGAGCCCATCCACTCCACCTACTGCAGGCAAGATCCAGGCTGAGGTGGCAAGCTCAGAGGACAAGGGCCAACATCCCCCTGATCTTGTGGAAGATGTTTGGCTTGGTGCTGACCTGGGTGAGCGCAGTGAGCTGCAGAGtgaaaaagagatggaaagaagCCTTACATATGGTGGCACTAAGGGGAGGGAACCCACTGAGGATGTGTTGGAGGCTCCATCGGGAGGAGGTGCTGGGTCTGAAGCTAAGCTGCCTGCCTTGGGGACTGCAGAGGGAGATGTAGAGCTGGTGCCTGCTCCAGTCAGCACAGCCTCACCCTACTCAACTGATGTCCCTGCCTCAGAGGCAATGCCCCAGGGTGACAAAGGTGTGCCTGCTGGAGATGTGCTGTCACCAGGAGAAGGACATGAAGATCTTTTTG ATCTGGCTTCAGTTCTGGCATCTCTGGAGAACGGTACAGCACTGCAGTCTCTGCACCACCCCGGAG aTGTGCTATTTGAAGTAATGACTGAAATCAAACACGAGGACTGGATCACTCCTGGTGGCAGTGAGCTCAGAAGGGATCTCCTAGAATCTATAAGAAGCCAT ATCCAGCAGAACCTGAAACTCTCTGCCAACAGAGTCAGTGAAATAAAGTTAAAGGAAGCCAAAAG GACAAGCAATGCCAGCCTGCTGCTCACCTTCTGGCTACACCTGAAGCCAGAGGAGAGAAATATGTCCCTGCTGCTGCGCTCccagctgggagagctgcttGGTGCTTCAGTGGGAGCGGGGAAGCTGCAACTCATCTCGCTGCTGGTAGAAG ATGTGAATGAGTGCAGCTCGGGGGTCAGCCTGTGTGGGGAGGAGGCAGAGTGCTTCAATGGTGTGGGCACCTACCTGTGTCGCTGCAAGAAGGGCTACGAGGATCGTTCTCCCACCAAGTCTGGCACCCTTTGCATCCGTACTCCTCAGTCAG GGTTGGGCTTCCTGCTCCGTCATGCTGACATCCTAGTGGGGGCAGCCATCACAGGCAGCCTGGCgctgctggtggctgctggaGCCCTGTGCTGGGCAAAATGGCGGAGACAGCATCTGGGCAGGGCCCCGGGGCCTGAGGAGCCACCAGAGCGGGCTGTGGAGGAGCCACCAGTGATAGAACTGCGGGACCTGGGAGACTGCCTGCGCCTCGACCCCTTCCAGCTGAAGCTGAGGGCAAGGCCCCCTGAGTGGCTATGGGGGGCTCGGGCACACTCTGGCCAGACCTATAGAGTCTTCCTGGAGCAGTCACCCCCACTCTAG
- the B3GNT2 gene encoding N-acetyllactosaminide beta-1,3-N-acetylglucosaminyltransferase 2, whose translation MSVGRRRLKLLGILMMVNFFIYVIVEVSKSGSQEKNAEGRVIIPQDNFWRKFTPHKAYWNRQQQKLELLYNPILSLLSNMTVEENLILNSSVLNSCDPDPWVTSEISDFASLPERFKDFLLYLRCRNYSLIMDQPNKCKHKPFLLLAIKSLIPHFDRRQAIRESWGKEIKSGDITVKRVFLLGQTPPEDHFPNLTDMVKFESETHKDILLWNYRDTFFNLTLKEVLFLKWVSSSCTDVQFIFKGDDDVFVNTHQILDYLKSLSKDKAKDLFVGDVIKDAGPHREKKLKYYIPESVYEGSYPPYAGGGGFLYSGDLALRLNNASDQVLLYPIDDVYTGMCLQKLGLAPEKHKGFKTFDIEEKYRNNICSYTNLMLVHSRNPQEMIKIWTSLQDPHLNC comes from the coding sequence ATGAGTGTTGGACGCAGAAGATTAAAGCTGCTGGGAATTCTGATGATGGTAAACTTTTTTATCTATGTGATTGTGGAAGTCTCAAAAAGTGGCAGCCAAGAGAAGAATGCAGAAGGCCGTGTTATTATACCACAGGACAACTTTTGGAGAAAATTTACTCCTCACAAAGCCTATTGGAACAGGCAGCAACAGAAGCTTGAACTCCTGTACAACCCGATTCTGAGTCTGCTTTCCAATATGACTGTAGAAGAGAACTTAATTTTGAACTCAAGTGTTCTCAATTCCTGTGACCCTGACCCGTGGGTCACTTCAGAGATCAGCGACTTTGCGAGTTTGCCGGAAAGGTTCAAAGACTTCCTCCTCTATTTGAGGTGTAGAAATTACTCATTAATAATGGATCAGCCAAACAAGTGCAAACATAAACCTTTTCTGCTGCTGGCTATTAAGTCACTTATACCACATTTTGATAGAAGGCAAGCAATTAGGGAATCCTGgggcaaggaaataaaatcGGGAGATATAACGGTCAAAAGAGTCTTCTTACTTGGTCAGACCCCACCGGAGGATCATTTTCCCAACCTTACAGACATGGTAAAATTTGAGAGCGAAACTCACAAAGACATTCTCCTCTGGAACTACAGAGACACTTTCTTCAATTTAACTCTGAAAGAGGTACTGTTTCTGAAGTGGGTGAGCAGCAGTTGTACGGATGTCCAGTTTATTTTTAAGGGTGATGACGATGTATTTGTGAATACCCATCAGATCCTGGATTACTTGAAGAGTTTATCAAAGGACAAAGCCAAAGACTTATTTGTAGGTGATGTGATCAAAGATGCTGGACctcatagagaaaaaaaattgaagtactACATCCCAGAAAGTGTTTATGAAGGTTCGTATCCTCCGTATGCAGGAGGTGGTGGGTTTCTGTACTCTGGTGACCTGGCATTGAGACTGAATAATGCATCTGACCAGGTACTCCTGTATCCTATTGATGATGTTTATACTGGAATGTGCCTTCAGAAGCTTGGGCTTGCTCCGGAAAAACACAAAGGTTTCAAAACATTTGATATtgaagagaaatacagaaataacatATGTTCCTACACAAATTTAATGTTAGTGCATAGTAGAAATCCTCAAGAAATGATTAAGATTTGGACAAGCTTGCAAGATCCACACTTAAATTGCTAG